GGCGCTTCGATTCGCGGCCGTCGAGGTGGACGAACTCGGGGCGGTCTGCCGGCGCTGCGGAAGCCGGGACGGGATCTACCCGGAGCAGTGCGCGCACTGCGGCAGCCCGTTTTGCCCGCGGTGCAGCCGGTGCGCGGCGATGGGCACGGCGAAGGGGTGCGAGCCGCTCTACGCGATGGAGGCGCCCCTGCTCGATCCGGAGGCCCCCCAGAATGAGGGGTGTCCCGGAGAGGGAGGCAGGCTCGATCCGCGGCTGGTTGCGTCCCTGTCCGAGGCGCAGCGGCGGGCGTTCGAGGCGCTGCAGGCGGGCGTGTGCGTCCGGTTCGAGGCGGGCGGCAACCCGAGGGCGCCGGGCGGATGCCTGGTCTGGGCCGTGACGGGTGCAGGCAAGACGGAGGTGGCCTTCGGCGCCGCCGACCAGGTGCTCCAGCGGGGCGGCCGGGTGCTGTTTGCCACGCCGCGCCGCGAGATTGCCGCCGAGGTGGCGGCACGGGCCGAACGCGCCTTCAGAGGCTGGCCCGTCAGGCTGCTCATGGGCAGGTCAGGCGCCGGCTCGCGGGCCCAGGCAGCGGGCAGCGGCTGGAGTCGGCCGCTCGGGCAGGAGCTGATCGTCGCCACGACGCACCAGGCCCTGCGCTTCTTCCGGGCCTTTGCGCTGGTGATCCTGGACGAGTTCGATGCCTTTCCCTACGCCGGTTCCGACATGCTGGGGATGGCGGTGGAGAGGGCCGCTCACCCAGGGGGGTTCGGCGTCATCATGTCGGCCACGCCGGGCCAGGCCCAGGTTGACCGCGTTCGGCGGCGTGGGTGGACGGTCATTTACATCCCGGCCCGCTACCACGGGCGGCCTCTCCCCGTTCCCCAGATCTGGGTTCACGGTGCCATGCGCCGCTGGGAAGAGGCGCCGGACGACCCCGGACGCGTGCCGGAGTTCATCCGCAACTGGCTCCACGGCCGCCGCCCGGGCACCCGGGTGCTGGTTTTCTGCCCTACCGTCGAGCGGGTCGAGAAGGTGGCGCGGGCGCTTCGCGCTTCCGCCTGCCACAGCCGCCACCCGGGGCGCGATCGCATCGTGGCGGAGTTTGCGGCTTCCCGGGAGCGGGTGCTCGTGACCACCACGCTGCTTGAGCGGGGCGTTACCTTCGCCGGCGTGGACGTGCTCGTACTGTTTGCTGACCAGGATGGGGTGTTCGACGAGGCGGCCCTGGTGCAGATGGCGGGTCGGTGCGGGCGCAGCCCGGACCGACCGGAAGGCCGCGTTCTGTTCGCCGCAGCCACCAG
This is a stretch of genomic DNA from Bacillota bacterium. It encodes these proteins:
- a CDS encoding helicase-related protein yields the protein MKSLVMPFEAAPDAIRRVSSPLPLYGARWVQRAVERLGFGAIGRGLRLRRFARAVGAGLERMGLPGDGVVWLDPEAYRELANAPPGEDERGGAIGSLLTGRCLLGSELIRIARSHGTGPQEALGSAEALVRAGAALRFAAVEVDELGAVCRRCGSRDGIYPEQCAHCGSPFCPRCSRCAAMGTAKGCEPLYAMEAPLLDPEAPQNEGCPGEGGRLDPRLVASLSEAQRRAFEALQAGVCVRFEAGGNPRAPGGCLVWAVTGAGKTEVAFGAADQVLQRGGRVLFATPRREIAAEVAARAERAFRGWPVRLLMGRSGAGSRAQAAGSGWSRPLGQELIVATTHQALRFFRAFALVILDEFDAFPYAGSDMLGMAVERAAHPGGFGVIMSATPGQAQVDRVRRRGWTVIYIPARYHGRPLPVPQIWVHGAMRRWEEAPDDPGRVPEFIRNWLHGRRPGTRVLVFCPTVERVEKVARALRASACHSRHPGRDRIVAEFAASRERVLVTTTLLERGVTFAGVDVLVLFADQDGVFDEAALVQMAGRCGRSPDRPEGRVLFAAATRSRAMRRAVESIAAMNERARAAGLLRLV